In Belonocnema kinseyi isolate 2016_QV_RU_SX_M_011 chromosome 4, B_treatae_v1, whole genome shotgun sequence, a single window of DNA contains:
- the LOC117171519 gene encoding glycerate kinase-like isoform X2, which translates to MKKIIEAGIEKVNATKIIFEKIKFNGKDKITIGSVKYTLKCNVHMAGWGRESVMLGASFEKIIGSHMKKGFLVVPKKTISDMWNHQSWYPKLDTKISYFEVGDDGQPNEKTWVANKKIAEYCKSLNKKDILVVILSGGTDDLFCLPKGNIGIQEKIHLLEKLKAAKASRKEINTIRKKLSQIRGSGLAQLAYPAKVVTIIMSDVPEDNITEIAGAPTVYESYTNDSNLILNKYHLHEIISRSIKKILEEIPAPGLSKMVNENGKFKFVDYHIIAGISDAMEGMAKAAFRLGYVPVKVNPSCLGTVQKMSREYAKFASLMILAVEGKISKLELHKSMIDSPILSLPEDKVKDIFPSKEKWGLGLCLLMGGRPLVTVADKHGRGGPNQELALYFSIYWYLRVRQYPILSNYTVWFLGGNSSGKDGNTEVAGAYGYGDLASGVYNQFKELTDRYNKANIRLKKLVDEDPEHIETKEALQLVENLEDEKIKLLAILPDKVLRNNNANFFFLNINGDEELLELGDGSGNTSTNVEDLHIIRIVRFQCNCDGSCCKHI; encoded by the exons atgaaaaaaattattgaagcagGTATTGAGAAAGTAAatgctacaaaaataatttttgagaagaTCAAATTTAATGGAAAGGACAAGATCACTATTGGAAGCGTTAAGTACACATTAAAATGTAATGTCCACATGGCTGGCTGGGGAAGAGAAAGTGTGATGCTTGGagcttctttcgaaaaaataataggaaGTCATATGAAAAAAGGATTCTTAGTAGTacctaaaaaaacaatttctgatATGTGGAATCATCAGTCCTGGTATCCTAAACTTGATACAAAAATCTCATATTTCGAGGTGGGCGATGATGGTCAACCAAATGAAAAAACATGGGTGGCTAATAAAAAGATAGCAGAGTATTGTAAGAGTCTGAACAAAAAAGACATTCTGGTGGTTATTCTTTCCGGAGGTACCGACGATCTCTTTTGTTTGCCGAAAGGCAATATTGGTATACAAGAGAAGATTCATTTGTTAGAGAAACTGAAAGCTGCGAAAGCCAGCAGAAAAGAAATTAATACCATACGGAAGAAACTTTCTCAGATAAGAG GTAGCGGATTGGCTCAACTGGCGTATCCTGCAAAGGTAGTCACAATAATTATGTCCGACGTTCCTGAAGACAATATCACTGAAATAGCTGGAGCTCCAACTGTATACGAGTCATATACtaatgattcaaatttaattttaaataagtatcatctacatgaaattatttcaagatcAATCAAAAAAATCCTAGAAGAAATTCCTGCACCTGGACTTAGTAAGATGGTCAATGaaaacggaaaatttaaatttgttgattaTCATATCATAGCAGGAATATCAGATGCCATGGAAGGTATGGCAAAGGCCGCCTTCCGATTGGGTTACGTCCCAGTCAAAGTGAATCCTTCTTGCTTGGGAACAGTACAGAAGATGAGTCGAGAGTATGCGAAATTTGCATCCTTAATGATCCTAGCAGTCGAAGGGAAGATATCAAAGCTGGAATTACATAAGTCTATGATCGATAGTCCAATACTATCTCTGCCAGAAGATAAAGTGAAAGATATTTTTCCTTCAAAGGAAAAATGGGGATTAGGTTTGTGTCTGCTGATGGGCGGACGGCCTTTAGTCACTGTTGCTGATAAGCATGGTCGAGGCGGTCCGAATCAAGAGCTTGCtttatacttttctatttattGGTATTTAAGAGTCAGACAGTATCCAATTTTGAGCAACTACACTGTTTGGTTTCTGGGAGGAAATTCTTCTGGCAAAGATGGAAATACTGAAGTAGCTGGAGCGTATGGTTATGGTGATCTTGCTAGTGGAGTTTataatcaatttaaagaattaactgACCGTTATAATAAAGCTAACATAAGGTTGAAGAAATTGGTTGACGAAGATCCAGAACACATAGaaacaaag gAAGCTTTGCAACTTGTGGAGAATCtagaagatgaaaaaataaaactattagcTATATTACCAGATAAAGTTCTTAGAAACAACAATGCCAATTTCTTCTTTCTGAACATTAACGGTGATGAAGAACTACTGGAACTTGGAGACGGTTCTGGAAATACATCTACAAATGTTGAAGACCTACATATAATTCGGATAGTGCGTTTTCAATGTAATTGTGATGGTTCCTGCTGTAAACACATTTAA
- the LOC117171519 gene encoding glycerate kinase-like isoform X1 gives MVQKHKGKHKESKHFKRKKVDHTEDEKRSERLNAISKKKEERKVEVKRDLEEKLRRRLIVKNSDLKKEAKELKRELINEKKSLSEKQIVQIRHEMKKIIEAGIEKVNATKIIFEKIKFNGKDKITIGSVKYTLKCNVHMAGWGRESVMLGASFEKIIGSHMKKGFLVVPKKTISDMWNHQSWYPKLDTKISYFEVGDDGQPNEKTWVANKKIAEYCKSLNKKDILVVILSGGTDDLFCLPKGNIGIQEKIHLLEKLKAAKASRKEINTIRKKLSQIRGSGLAQLAYPAKVVTIIMSDVPEDNITEIAGAPTVYESYTNDSNLILNKYHLHEIISRSIKKILEEIPAPGLSKMVNENGKFKFVDYHIIAGISDAMEGMAKAAFRLGYVPVKVNPSCLGTVQKMSREYAKFASLMILAVEGKISKLELHKSMIDSPILSLPEDKVKDIFPSKEKWGLGLCLLMGGRPLVTVADKHGRGGPNQELALYFSIYWYLRVRQYPILSNYTVWFLGGNSSGKDGNTEVAGAYGYGDLASGVYNQFKELTDRYNKANIRLKKLVDEDPEHIETKEALQLVENLEDEKIKLLAILPDKVLRNNNANFFFLNINGDEELLELGDGSGNTSTNVEDLHIIRIVRFQCNCDGSCCKHI, from the exons atggttcaaaaacaTAAAGGAAAGCACAAGGAATCAAagcactttaaaagaaaaaaagtcgaTCATACTGAAGATGAGAAGAGGTCTGAGAGGTTAAACGCAATCAGCAAAAAGAAAGAGGAAAGGAAGGTTGAGGTAAAACGTGACTTGGAGGAGAAACTCAGAAGAAGACTGATTGTAAAGAATTCAGATTTGAAAAAGGAGGCAAAAGAACTAAAGAGGGAGCTCATAAATGAAAAGAAATCCCTGAGTGAGAAGCAAATAGTTCAA ATTCgtcatgaaatgaaaaaaattattgaagcagGTATTGAGAAAGTAAatgctacaaaaataatttttgagaagaTCAAATTTAATGGAAAGGACAAGATCACTATTGGAAGCGTTAAGTACACATTAAAATGTAATGTCCACATGGCTGGCTGGGGAAGAGAAAGTGTGATGCTTGGagcttctttcgaaaaaataataggaaGTCATATGAAAAAAGGATTCTTAGTAGTacctaaaaaaacaatttctgatATGTGGAATCATCAGTCCTGGTATCCTAAACTTGATACAAAAATCTCATATTTCGAGGTGGGCGATGATGGTCAACCAAATGAAAAAACATGGGTGGCTAATAAAAAGATAGCAGAGTATTGTAAGAGTCTGAACAAAAAAGACATTCTGGTGGTTATTCTTTCCGGAGGTACCGACGATCTCTTTTGTTTGCCGAAAGGCAATATTGGTATACAAGAGAAGATTCATTTGTTAGAGAAACTGAAAGCTGCGAAAGCCAGCAGAAAAGAAATTAATACCATACGGAAGAAACTTTCTCAGATAAGAG GTAGCGGATTGGCTCAACTGGCGTATCCTGCAAAGGTAGTCACAATAATTATGTCCGACGTTCCTGAAGACAATATCACTGAAATAGCTGGAGCTCCAACTGTATACGAGTCATATACtaatgattcaaatttaattttaaataagtatcatctacatgaaattatttcaagatcAATCAAAAAAATCCTAGAAGAAATTCCTGCACCTGGACTTAGTAAGATGGTCAATGaaaacggaaaatttaaatttgttgattaTCATATCATAGCAGGAATATCAGATGCCATGGAAGGTATGGCAAAGGCCGCCTTCCGATTGGGTTACGTCCCAGTCAAAGTGAATCCTTCTTGCTTGGGAACAGTACAGAAGATGAGTCGAGAGTATGCGAAATTTGCATCCTTAATGATCCTAGCAGTCGAAGGGAAGATATCAAAGCTGGAATTACATAAGTCTATGATCGATAGTCCAATACTATCTCTGCCAGAAGATAAAGTGAAAGATATTTTTCCTTCAAAGGAAAAATGGGGATTAGGTTTGTGTCTGCTGATGGGCGGACGGCCTTTAGTCACTGTTGCTGATAAGCATGGTCGAGGCGGTCCGAATCAAGAGCTTGCtttatacttttctatttattGGTATTTAAGAGTCAGACAGTATCCAATTTTGAGCAACTACACTGTTTGGTTTCTGGGAGGAAATTCTTCTGGCAAAGATGGAAATACTGAAGTAGCTGGAGCGTATGGTTATGGTGATCTTGCTAGTGGAGTTTataatcaatttaaagaattaactgACCGTTATAATAAAGCTAACATAAGGTTGAAGAAATTGGTTGACGAAGATCCAGAACACATAGaaacaaag gAAGCTTTGCAACTTGTGGAGAATCtagaagatgaaaaaataaaactattagcTATATTACCAGATAAAGTTCTTAGAAACAACAATGCCAATTTCTTCTTTCTGAACATTAACGGTGATGAAGAACTACTGGAACTTGGAGACGGTTCTGGAAATACATCTACAAATGTTGAAGACCTACATATAATTCGGATAGTGCGTTTTCAATGTAATTGTGATGGTTCCTGCTGTAAACACATTTAA